A single genomic interval of Rhinopithecus roxellana isolate Shanxi Qingling chromosome 11, ASM756505v1, whole genome shotgun sequence harbors:
- the DUSP13 gene encoding dual specificity protein phosphatase 13 isoform X4 gives MQVPDLRILPGSALPSVRRLSAETHSSSPLAPHATLLQSFFPTLLTGPALRSPAPHGLWPQSCLASLEWSQKGWAGRKSRGPSEAAAERMDSLQKQDLRRPKIHGAVRASPYQPPTLASLQRLLWVRQAAMLNHIDEVWPSLFLGDAYAARDKSKLTQLGITHVVNAAAGKFQVDTGAKFYRGMSLEYYGIEADDNPFFDLSVYFLPVARYIRAALSIPQGRVLVHCAMGISRSATLVLAFLMIYENMTLVEAIQTVQAHRNICPNSGFLRQLQVLDNRLGRETGRL, from the exons ATGCAAGTACCAGACCTGAGAATTCTGCCCGGGTCTGCCCTCCCCAGTGTCCGCAGGCTGAGCGCAGAGACCCACAGCTCTTCCCCACTGGCGCCACATGCCACCCTTCTGCAGTCTTTCTTCCCCACACTCCTCACTGGTCCTGCCCTGAGATCTCCAGCCCCACATGGCCTGTGGCCACAGTCCTGTCTGGCCTCCCTGGAGTGGAGTCAGAAAGGATGGGCAGGAAGAAAGTCCAGGGGACCATCTGAAGCTGCAGCTGAGAG GATGGACTCCCTGCAGAAGCAGGACCTCCGGAGGCCCAAGATCCACGGGGCAGTCCGGGCATCCCCCTACCAGCCGCCCACGTTGGCTTCACTGCAGCGTTTGCTGTGGGTCCGTCAGGCTGCCATGCTGAACCACATCGATGAGGTCTGGCCCAGCCTCTTCCTGGGAGATGC GTACGCAGCCCGGGACAAGAGCAAGCTGACCCAGCTGGGAATCACCCACGTTGTGAATGCTGCTGCGGGCAAGTTCCAGGTGGACACAGGTGCCAAGTTCTACCGTGGAATGTCCCTGGAGTACTATGGCATCGAGGCAGATGACAACCCCTTCTTTGACCTCAGTGTCTACTTTCTGCCTGTTGCTCGATACATCCGAGCTGCCCTCAGTATTCCCCAAG GCCGCGTGCTGGTACACTGTGCCATGGGGATAAGCCGCTCTGCCACACTTGTCCTGGCCTTCCTTATGATCTACGAGAACATGACGCTGGTAGAGGCCATCCAGACGGTGCAGGCCCACCGCAATATCTGCCCTAACTCAGGCTTCCTCCGACAGCTCCAGGTTCTGGACAACCGACTGGGGCGGGAGACGGGGCGGCTCTGA
- the DUSP13 gene encoding dual specificity protein phosphatase 13 isoform X6 produces the protein MPQVGGRPLSRLERSQWGMRRTPGSSLPPCPTASHWVSLAKPAASWVPVSLSGPGTAYQREKMFFPVCTFPSHWSSGSGAVSKDRSPSPTWHQAHILVPLKIQLRRVPDSFSQQMPETSHLTQVGPDIQCWPESWGMDSLQKQDLRRPKIHGAVRASPYQPPTLASLQRLLWVRQAAMLNHIDEVWPSLFLGDAYAARDKSKLTQLGITHVVNAAAGKFQVDTGAKFYRGMSLEYYGIEADDNPFFDLSVYFLPVARYIRAALSIPQGRVLVHCAMGISRSATLVLAFLMIYENMTLVEAIQTVQAHRNICPNSGFLRQLQVLDNRLGRETGRL, from the exons ATGCCCCAGGTAGGTGGCAGGCCACTCAGCCGCCTGGAGAGGTCACAGTGGGGGATGAGGAGGACACCTGGGTCTTCACTTCCGCCTTGCCCGACAGCCTCCCACTGGGTGAGCCTGGCCAAGCCGGCAGCCTCCTGGGTGCCCGTTTCTCTTTCTGGTCCTGGCACTGCCTACCAAAGGGAAAAGATGTTCTTCCCAGTATGCACCTTCCCTAGTCACTGGTCCAGTGGATCAGGGGCAGTTAGCAAAGACAGGTCCCCCTCTCCAACATGGCACCAGGCCCATATTCTGGTGCCGCTGAAAATCCAGCTCCGCAGGGTCCCTGACTCCTTCAGCCAGCAGATGCCTGAAACAAGCCACCTGACCCAGGTGGGGCCTGACATCCAGTGCTGGCCTGAGTCGTGGGG GATGGACTCCCTGCAGAAGCAGGACCTCCGGAGGCCCAAGATCCACGGGGCAGTCCGGGCATCCCCCTACCAGCCGCCCACGTTGGCTTCACTGCAGCGTTTGCTGTGGGTCCGTCAGGCTGCCATGCTGAACCACATCGATGAGGTCTGGCCCAGCCTCTTCCTGGGAGATGC GTACGCAGCCCGGGACAAGAGCAAGCTGACCCAGCTGGGAATCACCCACGTTGTGAATGCTGCTGCGGGCAAGTTCCAGGTGGACACAGGTGCCAAGTTCTACCGTGGAATGTCCCTGGAGTACTATGGCATCGAGGCAGATGACAACCCCTTCTTTGACCTCAGTGTCTACTTTCTGCCTGTTGCTCGATACATCCGAGCTGCCCTCAGTATTCCCCAAG GCCGCGTGCTGGTACACTGTGCCATGGGGATAAGCCGCTCTGCCACACTTGTCCTGGCCTTCCTTATGATCTACGAGAACATGACGCTGGTAGAGGCCATCCAGACGGTGCAGGCCCACCGCAATATCTGCCCTAACTCAGGCTTCCTCCGACAGCTCCAGGTTCTGGACAACCGACTGGGGCGGGAGACGGGGCGGCTCTGA
- the DUSP13 gene encoding dual specificity protein phosphatase 13 isoform X5: MDSLQKQDLRRPKIHGAVRASPYQPPTLASLQRLLWVRQAAMLNHIDEVWPSLFLGDAYAARDKSKLTQLGITHVVNAAAGKFQVDTGAKFYRGMSLEYYGIEADDNPFFDLSVYFLPVARYIRAALSIPQGRVLVHCAMGISRSATLVLAFLMIYENMTLVEAIQTVQAHRNICPNSGFLRQLQVLDNRLGRETGRL; this comes from the exons ATGGACTCCCTGCAGAAGCAGGACCTCCGGAGGCCCAAGATCCACGGGGCAGTCCGGGCATCCCCCTACCAGCCGCCCACGTTGGCTTCACTGCAGCGTTTGCTGTGGGTCCGTCAGGCTGCCATGCTGAACCACATCGATGAGGTCTGGCCCAGCCTCTTCCTGGGAGATGC GTACGCAGCCCGGGACAAGAGCAAGCTGACCCAGCTGGGAATCACCCACGTTGTGAATGCTGCTGCGGGCAAGTTCCAGGTGGACACAGGTGCCAAGTTCTACCGTGGAATGTCCCTGGAGTACTATGGCATCGAGGCAGATGACAACCCCTTCTTTGACCTCAGTGTCTACTTTCTGCCTGTTGCTCGATACATCCGAGCTGCCCTCAGTATTCCCCAAG GCCGCGTGCTGGTACACTGTGCCATGGGGATAAGCCGCTCTGCCACACTTGTCCTGGCCTTCCTTATGATCTACGAGAACATGACGCTGGTAGAGGCCATCCAGACGGTGCAGGCCCACCGCAATATCTGCCCTAACTCAGGCTTCCTCCGACAGCTCCAGGTTCTGGACAACCGACTGGGGCGGGAGACGGGGCGGCTCTGA